From the genome of Fusobacterium perfoetens:
ATTTTAGCCTGTTCTCTTTTCACTCTGTCGTTTTGTCGTTTGTCGTTTTTTGTGTCGCTGTCGTTTGTCGCTAATGACTTTTTATGTCGTTCTACAGTTCTGACAGATACACTACAAAGTTCAGCAATTTCTTTATTACTTTTCCCAAGTTTTAAATAAGCAATTATTTTATCTTTTGAACTCACGTCATCTGTCACACCTCCTGAAAAACTTATAAAAAAAGCGGACCATAAATAAAAACCTGAAATAATTCAGATAATTACTTATAGTCCGCTGATATTACTAGACCGTTAAATATTAAATTTTCTATAATCAAATTATAGCATAAATACAAATATTTTCAACTGTCTTTTAAATACTCTTTTATATCAAATTCTGTTTTTTCTCCACATTTACATTTTAAAATTATTTTATCTTCTTCTAAGTAAATTCCTTTTTTTGCTTTAAACCTCATATGATTTTTATCTTTAATTTCTCCAAGAAAAGTTCCGCATTTTTCACATTTAAATATTATCATATCCTCTGTCTCCGCTCTCCATGTCTTCTATTACCCTATCGAACACAATAATACAAGTTATTACTACCCCAAGAGATAGACCAATAATAAGACCTGCTAAAACTCCTCCCCATACCATTTTTAATTCCTCCAAAATTTAATCTAAAACAGAGATCTTAACCCCTGCTTTCTCCTTGTCTACTTCATACCCCAGAAAGACAGGTATAATCTCATTACAGTTATCATCATCAATCATTCCAGCCTTAACCATTAAATCACATGGCAGTTGTGCTGCATTTATGTAATCAAATTTTCTTGCAGTATCCCTGATGAAGTAAAAGCCGATTTTATAAGGCTTGTCTTTGCCTTTTATCATGCTTTTAAATGCTTTTATGTTTTCCAAAGAATACCATTGAAAACCAAAGTTATTTATATAATTCCTTACAGTTTTGGAATTTATAAGCATTTTTCCTGTCCATTGCTTGCTGTTTTTAGAGCTTGGAACATTCCCCTTTATGTAAATATTCATGTTTTTTAACTCTCCTTTTCTGCTTTATATTCTCTTATAACTTCATAAATAACAAGAGTTTTAAACATAGAAACATACACAACAGGCGGATATTTTTCCTTTGCTCTCTGTAATGCGATGTTATTAATTTCTGTCTGTGTTTCTTTGCTTAGAGAATTAAAGTAATTCAGAAGTTCTTCTTTTTCCTGTCTCTCTGCATTAACCTTGTCTTTAACAGCTTGGAATGCCTGAGAAAACTCTTTATTCTGCTCATCTATTTTAGCAGACCTTTCTCTCTGCTTTTGCTTTTCTTGCTGTTCTGTATCAAGATTTATAGCCCACTTATCCCGTAAAGCTGTATATATTGCTCCCTCTTGCCAGTGTTTTACTTGTGCAGCTTTAAGAACTTCCGATACTCTCTCAGGTGTGATATTCTCATCTCTAACTAATACCATAATATTTAATTTTGTATTGTTAGAAATACCATGTTGTTCTAACATGTTTTTAATCAAACTAAAAGAACTACTACTATTTTCTTCTTGTTGCTCTGACTCTTTCTTATCTAGTATATCTATCTTAGTAGTAGTATCTTTCTCTTTCTCTTTCTCTTTCTCTGTGTAACAGTTTGTAACTTCCTGTAACTCCTCTGTAACATCTTGTAACATAGGTGTAACAATGTTACGCTTTTTTTCTTTAACTTCTATTTTTTCCACTGCTTTAGTATTTCTCATTTTTCTCATTCTTTCAGCTGCAGCAGTTTCAGAGCCTATACAGTCAACTGTTTCAGGTAGGACAAATTCGTTTTCTGTTACAGTTTCAAGAAGTCCATTTTTTTCTAAGAACATCAAAACAACTTTCACATTTTCAGGATCTTCATCAAGTGCTAGGGCCATTTCTTCTGCGAAATTCTCTTCTACACCTTCATAGAAAAGTTTTCCTTCATCATCAAGTGAAAGTAATTGTAATTTTAAATATATTATTGTGTATGTATCTCCACCTGCTATTTTTCTTAATTTTTTAATAGCTCTTTGTTGGAAAAAATCTTTTTTAAGTTTTAGCCATACATATTTTTTAGCCATATATATCCTCTCCTTTTTACAGAGAGTGTCGCCAAACTTCT
Proteins encoded in this window:
- a CDS encoding phage replisome organizer N-terminal domain-containing protein, encoding MAKKYVWLKLKKDFFQQRAIKKLRKIAGGDTYTIIYLKLQLLSLDDEGKLFYEGVEENFAEEMALALDEDPENVKVVLMFLEKNGLLETVTENEFVLPETVDCIGSETAAAERMRKMRNTKAVEKIEVKEKKRNIVTPMLQDVTEELQEVTNCYTEKEKEKEKDTTTKIDILDKKESEQQEENSSSSFSLIKNMLEQHGISNNTKLNIMVLVRDENITPERVSEVLKAAQVKHWQEGAIYTALRDKWAINLDTEQQEKQKQRERSAKIDEQNKEFSQAFQAVKDKVNAERQEKEELLNYFNSLSKETQTEINNIALQRAKEKYPPVVYVSMFKTLVIYEVIREYKAEKES